A stretch of Rhodobacter sp. 24-YEA-8 DNA encodes these proteins:
- a CDS encoding ABC transporter permease — MNKTTVSWLLIAPLLLLILIGFVIPIGVSIKRAFDSPEISIALPRTTLALDAWDGEGMPPEEAFAAVVADMGAGLDNRAFGALTRRLNFESTGLRSTLTKTRSGADTLEAPFATSLPEIAPEWGKPQIWRLLKLHGSPYTATYVLRSLDLRYNDTGAIVPVSEDQAIFRSLFLRTFLISAAVTLITVVIGYPAAWYLSTLTGRGKAIAMMCVLIPFWISILVRSTAWFILLQREGVINGLLSAASLISEPKAIIFTRPAVYIAMVHVLLPFFILPLLSVMARIKGDYVRAGASLGAKPWQQFLLIYLPLTLPGLSAGALIVFMLSVGFYITPALVGGITDQMVGYYIDYFTNNTINQGMAAALSFLLLLFTGLILLVAGRLMPSMGKGKS, encoded by the coding sequence GTGAACAAAACGACCGTTTCATGGCTGCTGATTGCGCCTCTTCTTTTGCTGATCCTGATCGGCTTCGTCATTCCGATCGGGGTCTCAATCAAACGTGCCTTTGACAGCCCCGAAATAAGCATCGCATTGCCCCGCACGACGCTGGCGCTTGACGCCTGGGACGGTGAGGGGATGCCCCCTGAAGAAGCCTTCGCAGCGGTTGTCGCCGATATGGGGGCGGGGCTCGACAATCGCGCTTTCGGGGCGCTGACCCGGCGGCTGAACTTTGAATCGACCGGGCTGCGGTCGACGCTGACAAAGACCCGGTCCGGCGCGGATACGCTTGAGGCGCCCTTTGCGACCTCGCTTCCCGAAATTGCCCCGGAATGGGGGAAGCCACAGATCTGGCGGCTGCTGAAGCTTCATGGCAGCCCCTATACCGCCACTTATGTGCTGCGGTCTCTGGATCTGCGCTATAATGACACCGGCGCCATTGTTCCGGTCAGCGAGGATCAGGCGATCTTTCGCAGCCTGTTTCTCCGCACCTTCCTCATCAGCGCGGCGGTGACCCTGATTACCGTGGTGATTGGCTACCCCGCTGCCTGGTATCTCTCGACCCTCACGGGGCGTGGCAAGGCGATAGCGATGATGTGCGTGCTGATCCCGTTCTGGATCTCGATCCTCGTGCGCTCGACCGCCTGGTTCATCCTGTTGCAGCGTGAGGGCGTGATCAACGGTCTGCTGAGCGCGGCCAGTCTGATCTCGGAGCCGAAGGCGATCATTTTCACAAGGCCAGCGGTCTATATCGCGATGGTCCATGTGCTGCTGCCCTTCTTCATCCTGCCGCTGCTGAGTGTCATGGCGCGGATCAAAGGTGATTATGTGCGGGCGGGTGCCTCGCTCGGGGCGAAGCCGTGGCAACAGTTTCTGCTGATCTACCTGCCGCTGACGCTGCCTGGCCTCAGTGCCGGTGCGCTGATCGTCTTCATGCTCTCCGTGGGCTTTTACATCACACCCGCGCTGGTCGGCGGCATCACTGATCAGATGGTCGGCTACTATATCGACTATTTCACCAATAACACTATCAACCAGGGCATGGCGGCGGCGCTTTCCTTCCTGCTTTTGCTCTTTACCGGGTTGATCCTGCTGGTGGCAGGGCGGCTGATGCCCTCTATGGGCAAGGGGAAGAGCTGA
- a CDS encoding TRAP transporter large permease, with translation MSLFMGSFAIFLLLSVPVVMVLGLASVTYLVIVGQSHLLIALPQRLIVGVDQFILLTVPLFILAGNLMTVGGISGRIIDLAQAAFGHLKGGLAQVNVSSSVFFSGVSGSATADAAAMGTILIPGMKREGYPAPYAAALTAVSSLIGPMIPPSLQLVVFGALTGTSISALFLAGIVPGILLALALALYAWWAAHRNNHPSSGWIGWRALARAFIRVLPVLLLPFLILGGIRFGIVTATEAAVIAVLYALAASVFLYRSLTWQSFYTATVNSAIMTAGIMLIVAMASIVSFVFGIERIPEKIVGAMLSISDNKYVVLLIINIFLLLLGCFLEPIGAMIITLPVLTELAAQIGVDPVHLGVIVCLNLVIGMVTPPLGLCLMIVCAIGKLSIEEVTKAILPMIGVAIAVLMAVTYLPFISLWLPGLLP, from the coding sequence ATGAGCCTCTTCATGGGCAGCTTTGCCATCTTCCTCCTGCTGAGTGTGCCGGTGGTGATGGTGCTGGGGCTTGCCTCGGTGACCTATCTGGTGATCGTCGGCCAGTCGCATCTGCTGATCGCCCTGCCGCAGCGCCTGATCGTCGGCGTTGATCAGTTCATCCTGCTGACGGTGCCTCTGTTCATCCTGGCCGGTAATCTGATGACTGTGGGCGGGATTTCCGGCCGGATCATCGATCTTGCGCAGGCAGCCTTTGGCCATCTGAAGGGTGGTCTCGCCCAGGTCAATGTCAGCTCCAGCGTGTTCTTCTCGGGCGTCAGCGGTTCTGCCACAGCGGATGCAGCGGCAATGGGCACCATCCTGATCCCCGGCATGAAGCGCGAAGGCTACCCCGCGCCCTATGCGGCGGCGCTGACTGCGGTTTCCTCGCTGATCGGGCCGATGATCCCGCCCAGTCTGCAACTGGTGGTCTTTGGCGCGCTGACCGGCACTTCGATTTCGGCGCTGTTTCTGGCCGGGATCGTGCCGGGAATTCTGCTTGCCCTGGCGCTGGCGCTTTATGCCTGGTGGGCGGCGCATCGCAACAATCATCCCAGCAGTGGCTGGATTGGCTGGCGGGCGCTTGCCCGGGCCTTTATTCGTGTGCTGCCGGTGCTGCTGCTGCCCTTCCTGATCCTTGGCGGCATCCGGTTCGGCATCGTCACCGCGACAGAGGCGGCAGTGATAGCAGTGCTCTATGCGCTGGCGGCCAGCGTCTTCCTCTATCGCAGCCTGACCTGGCAGAGCTTTTACACTGCCACCGTAAATTCGGCCATTATGACCGCAGGCATCATGCTGATTGTCGCCATGGCCAGCATCGTATCCTTCGTCTTCGGTATCGAGCGGATCCCGGAAAAGATCGTCGGCGCCATGCTGTCGATTTCCGATAACAAATATGTCGTGCTGCTGATCATCAACATCTTCCTCTTGCTGCTGGGCTGTTTCCTCGAACCTATCGGCGCGATGATCATCACGCTGCCGGTGCTGACCGAGCTTGCCGCGCAGATCGGGGTCGATCCGGTGCATCTGGGAGTTATCGTCTGCCTTAATCTGGTGATCGGCATGGTGACGCCGCCGCTTGGCCTGTGCCTGATGATTGTCTGCGCCATCGGTAAACTGTCGATCGAAGAGGTGACCAAAGCGATCCTGCCGATGATCGGCGTCGCAATCGCCGTGCTGATGGCGGTGACCTATCTGCCCTTCATCTCGCTCTGGCTGCCGGGATTGTTGCCGTAA
- the hpaH gene encoding 2-oxo-hept-4-ene-1,7-dioate hydratase encodes MSLTETDLDQAARALYDAEISKQIIPQLSRSHPGLTLAESYEIQRRWMRHHLEAGRRVVGHKIGLTSRAMQMASKMTEPDYGALLDHMMFRDGQTIPAGRFIKPRLEVELAFILGEDLTGPGCNIYDVMRATEFVVPALEIIDYRTEVPRAITDTIADNAASGGVVVGGRPVRPFDIDIRWVGATLSKNAVIEESGVSAAIMGHPAAGVAWLANKLADQGEILRKGQFILGGSFTRPVDIAAGDVIQADYGPMGAISVRFE; translated from the coding sequence ATGTCCCTGACCGAAACCGATCTCGACCAGGCCGCCCGCGCGCTCTACGACGCCGAGATTTCGAAGCAGATCATCCCGCAGCTTTCGCGCAGCCATCCCGGCCTGACCCTCGCCGAGAGCTATGAGATCCAGCGGCGCTGGATGCGCCACCATCTGGAGGCGGGCCGCAGGGTGGTCGGTCACAAGATTGGCCTTACCTCGCGCGCGATGCAGATGGCATCGAAAATGACCGAGCCGGATTATGGTGCGCTCCTCGATCATATGATGTTCCGTGATGGCCAGACAATTCCGGCAGGGCGCTTCATCAAGCCGCGCCTCGAAGTCGAGCTGGCCTTTATCCTTGGCGAAGATCTGACGGGCCCGGGCTGCAATATCTATGACGTGATGCGGGCAACCGAGTTCGTGGTGCCCGCGCTGGAGATCATCGACTACCGCACCGAGGTGCCGCGCGCGATCACCGATACGATTGCCGATAACGCGGCCTCGGGCGGCGTGGTTGTCGGCGGCCGGCCGGTACGACCCTTCGACATCGACATCCGCTGGGTCGGCGCTACCCTGTCGAAAAACGCGGTGATCGAGGAATCCGGCGTCTCGGCTGCGATCATGGGTCATCCGGCTGCGGGGGTGGCCTGGCTTGCGAACAAACTTGCAGATCAGGGCGAGATCCTGCGCAAGGGTCAGTTCATTCTGGGCGGCTCTTTCACCCGGCCGGTGGATATTGCTGCGGGCGATGTGATCCAGGCCGATTACGGCCCCATGGGCGCGATCAGCGTGAGGTTCGAATGA
- a CDS encoding isochorismatase family protein, translating to MTERVWDKFLTEHDKEIYQLAGYGKRGGFGKRPALFIIDVQYNFCGDEPGESQIEGVKKYRTHCGPAGWEAVNRIEPLLKMAREKNLPVFYTQSERRPDMLDSGVQIGKNHRGGEKTSTEGSHATQTVAPLAPQPQDILIGKRKPSAFFGTLFMSHLNFLDVDTLIMTGCTTSGCLRATTVDAYSYNFKVIIPEETAFDRFEASHAINLFDMNCKYADVIPTTEVLDYMKGLPRREA from the coding sequence ATGACGGAACGGGTCTGGGATAAATTCCTCACCGAACATGACAAGGAAATCTACCAGCTCGCCGGATACGGCAAGCGCGGCGGATTTGGCAAACGGCCCGCCCTTTTCATCATCGACGTGCAGTATAATTTCTGTGGCGACGAACCTGGTGAATCGCAGATTGAAGGCGTGAAGAAATACCGCACCCATTGCGGCCCGGCGGGCTGGGAAGCGGTAAACCGGATCGAGCCGCTGCTGAAGATGGCGCGCGAAAAGAACCTGCCGGTGTTCTATACGCAGTCAGAGCGGCGCCCCGATATGCTCGACAGCGGTGTTCAGATCGGCAAGAACCATCGTGGGGGCGAGAAGACCTCCACCGAGGGCAGCCATGCGACCCAGACCGTCGCGCCACTTGCGCCGCAGCCGCAGGATATCCTGATCGGCAAGCGCAAACCCTCGGCCTTCTTCGGCACGCTCTTCATGAGCCACCTGAATTTCCTTGATGTCGATACGCTGATCATGACCGGCTGCACGACATCTGGCTGTCTGCGGGCAACCACGGTTGACGCTTATTCTTACAATTTCAAGGTGATCATACCGGAGGAAACCGCCTTCGACCGTTTCGAGGCGAGCCATGCGATCAACCTCTTCGACATGAACTGCAAATATGCTGATGTGATCCCCACCACCGAGGTGCTGGACTATATGAAGGGGCTGCCCCGCCGCGAGGCCTGA
- a CDS encoding HpcH/HpaI aldolase/citrate lyase family protein gives MITNAFKAALTRGKTQFGLWSTLSSGLTTEVIAGAGYDWMLLDTEHSPADPLTVLPQLQVIAGYPSVSPVVRPAANDPVLIKRFLDLGAQSLLIPYVQTREEAEAAVAATRYPPEGIRGVSALTRATRFGRVPGYFDHAAEEICTVIQIETGAALDALEDIAAVPGVDALFVGPADLAASLGYGAEQTHDDMRAAVLDALRRIRAAGKPAGLLTGDPVLQSKALAAGVDFLAVGVDAGILARGAESLLKSARTL, from the coding sequence ATGATCACCAATGCGTTCAAGGCCGCGCTGACGCGGGGCAAGACACAGTTCGGGCTCTGGAGCACATTGTCTTCGGGCCTGACGACAGAGGTGATTGCCGGCGCAGGCTATGACTGGATGTTGCTCGATACCGAGCATTCGCCCGCAGATCCCCTGACCGTGCTGCCGCAGCTTCAGGTAATCGCCGGTTATCCTTCGGTCAGCCCGGTGGTGCGTCCGGCTGCGAATGATCCGGTGCTGATCAAGCGCTTTCTTGATCTTGGCGCCCAGAGCCTGCTGATCCCCTATGTCCAGACCCGCGAAGAGGCCGAGGCCGCCGTGGCCGCGACCCGCTATCCGCCCGAGGGGATAAGGGGGGTTTCGGCCCTGACCCGCGCGACCCGTTTTGGCCGGGTGCCGGGCTATTTCGACCATGCGGCAGAGGAGATCTGTACCGTGATTCAGATCGAGACCGGGGCTGCGCTGGACGCGCTTGAGGATATTGCGGCGGTGCCGGGGGTGGATGCGCTTTTCGTCGGCCCGGCAGATCTGGCGGCAAGCCTTGGATATGGCGCGGAGCAGACCCATGACGATATGCGGGCAGCGGTTCTCGATGCTCTGCGCCGCATCCGCGCAGCTGGCAAGCCCGCCGGGCTCCTGACCGGGGATCCGGTCTTGCAGTCAAAGGCTCTGGCCGCCGGGGTGGATTTCCTGGCCGTAGGTGTTGACGCTGGCATTCTGGCCCGTGGCGCAGAGAGCTTGCTGAAATCGGCCCGCACCCTCTGA
- a CDS encoding aspartate aminotransferase family protein, with product MNIRNELTMAEPAFVTAAREHRARALKTVAFGCSSTPRGRQLPAPLVVARAEGAHLWDISGARFIDYALGYGPLILGHSPQGVIGAVKSSLDLGLRTATIHQGEAELGELIAQTLPSAEVSAFASSGSEAIQLALRIARAATGRTRIVKFRGNYHGWFDSIQIAGMPGNDGPDTLGQDPAAAASVTVLDWGDLDQLRAVLDDTFAAVILEPVAINGGCFMPPAGYLEGLRDLTREKGVVLIFDEVISGYRLGTGGAQALVGVTPDLSVIGKAMGAGFPISAVAGSRAAMEPVASGRMLHRGTFNGNPVSVAASVACIRELIAREDEIFPRMEAQGADLESHIRETAREAGLPLSVARTGSALQIFLGIDQVSGLGDLPRIDRAATAAFCGELLLAGVQTIARGLLYLSATHSDEDIALTKAAVTRAIAFASGRSA from the coding sequence ATGAACATTCGAAACGAGTTGACCATGGCAGAGCCCGCTTTTGTAACCGCTGCCCGTGAGCACCGCGCCCGCGCGCTGAAGACAGTGGCCTTTGGCTGCTCCTCGACCCCGAGAGGGCGCCAGTTGCCGGCGCCTCTGGTGGTGGCCCGCGCCGAAGGGGCGCATTTGTGGGATATATCCGGCGCACGTTTCATTGATTACGCGCTTGGCTACGGGCCGCTGATCCTCGGGCACAGTCCGCAAGGGGTGATCGGGGCGGTGAAGTCTTCGCTGGATCTCGGGCTCAGGACCGCGACCATCCATCAGGGCGAGGCGGAGCTGGGTGAGCTGATCGCACAGACGCTCCCCTCGGCTGAAGTCAGCGCCTTTGCCAGCTCGGGTTCCGAGGCAATCCAGCTGGCGCTGAGGATTGCACGCGCTGCGACCGGGCGCACCCGGATCGTGAAATTTCGCGGCAATTATCATGGCTGGTTCGATTCGATCCAGATTGCGGGTATGCCGGGCAATGACGGGCCGGATACGCTGGGCCAGGACCCGGCTGCGGCGGCTTCGGTCACGGTGCTGGACTGGGGTGATCTGGACCAGCTGCGCGCGGTGCTGGATGACACATTCGCCGCCGTTATCCTCGAGCCTGTTGCGATCAATGGCGGCTGTTTCATGCCGCCGGCCGGCTACCTTGAGGGGCTGCGCGACCTGACGCGTGAAAAGGGCGTGGTGCTGATTTTCGACGAGGTGATTTCGGGTTACCGGCTGGGGACCGGTGGCGCGCAGGCGCTGGTCGGGGTGACGCCTGATCTCTCGGTGATCGGCAAGGCGATGGGGGCGGGGTTCCCGATCAGCGCCGTCGCCGGCAGCCGCGCTGCGATGGAGCCGGTGGCCTCGGGCAGGATGCTGCATCGTGGCACCTTCAATGGCAATCCGGTGTCGGTTGCGGCATCTGTTGCCTGCATCCGCGAACTGATCGCGCGCGAGGATGAGATATTCCCGCGCATGGAAGCGCAGGGCGCGGATCTGGAGTCCCATATTCGCGAGACTGCCCGCGAGGCGGGGCTGCCACTTTCGGTTGCGCGGACCGGCTCTGCGTTGCAGATCTTTCTCGGGATTGATCAGGTCTCAGGCCTTGGCGATCTGCCGCGGATCGACCGCGCCGCGACCGCAGCCTTCTGTGGTGAGCTGTTGCTTGCAGGTGTGCAGACCATTGCGCGAGGGCTTCTCTATCTCTCGGCAACGCATTCGGATGAGGATATTGCCCTCACCAAAGCGGCTGTTACCAGGGCCATCGCCTTTGCCTCCGGGCGGAGTGCCTGA
- a CDS encoding ABC transporter ATP-binding protein — MSSQDPSQPFVRFRDVCKSYDGSVQVVDHLNLDIAEGEFLTLLGPSGSGKTTTLMMLAGFEKPSSGEVIFDGKRINDTPTYARNFGMVFQNYALFPHMTVAQNLAFPLRMHKFAKHEIEARVNRALDMIRLDKVADRRPVQLSGGQQQRVALARALVFEPKMVLLDEPLGALDKQLREHMQLEIRELHEKLGLTMLYVTHDQSEALTMSDRVAIFNEGRIQHIGPPDEVYDRPQTAFVARFMGENNVITGKVSSRDADTVTVRTAAGTEILTTATGSQPDGEDVQVLVRPEHIRLGAEEGAPNRFAAHIRDVIYHGDHFRAVMEVAGIGPITAYVPRGLGTKRPAAGDDVSISWKAIRALTFAADEKVR, encoded by the coding sequence ATGTCTTCGCAAGACCCCTCTCAGCCGTTCGTCCGGTTCCGCGATGTGTGCAAGAGCTATGACGGCTCTGTCCAGGTGGTCGATCACCTGAATCTCGATATTGCCGAAGGCGAGTTTCTGACGCTGCTCGGACCATCGGGATCGGGCAAGACCACCACCCTGATGATGCTTGCGGGCTTTGAGAAACCGTCCTCGGGCGAGGTGATCTTTGATGGCAAGCGCATCAATGACACCCCGACCTATGCCCGCAATTTCGGCATGGTCTTCCAGAACTATGCGCTGTTTCCGCATATGACCGTGGCGCAGAACCTGGCCTTTCCGCTCCGGATGCACAAATTCGCAAAGCACGAGATCGAAGCGCGGGTGAACCGGGCGCTGGATATGATCCGGCTCGACAAGGTGGCAGATCGCCGTCCGGTGCAGCTTTCGGGCGGCCAGCAGCAAAGGGTTGCCCTCGCGCGCGCTCTGGTATTCGAGCCGAAGATGGTCTTGCTGGATGAGCCGCTGGGCGCGCTTGACAAGCAACTGCGCGAACATATGCAGCTTGAGATCCGCGAGCTGCATGAAAAGCTGGGCCTCACCATGCTTTATGTGACGCATGACCAGTCCGAGGCGCTGACCATGTCGGACCGGGTGGCGATCTTCAACGAGGGCCGCATTCAGCATATCGGCCCGCCGGACGAGGTCTATGACCGGCCCCAGACCGCTTTCGTCGCCCGGTTCATGGGCGAGAATAACGTCATCACCGGCAAGGTCAGCAGCAGGGATGCTGATACCGTGACGGTGCGGACAGCGGCAGGCACCGAAATCCTGACAACTGCGACCGGCTCCCAGCCGGATGGCGAGGATGTGCAGGTGCTGGTGCGTCCCGAACATATCCGGCTTGGTGCGGAAGAGGGCGCCCCGAACCGCTTCGCCGCCCATATCCGCGATGTCATCTATCATGGCGACCATTTCCGCGCGGTGATGGAGGTCGCAGGGATCGGCCCGATAACCGCCTATGTGCCGCGTGGCCTTGGCACGAAACGCCCGGCAGCGGGCGATGATGTCTCAATCAGCTGGAAAGCCATCCGCGCGCTGACTTTCGCAGCAGATGAGAAGGTTCGGTAA
- a CDS encoding ABC transporter permease produces the protein MMLAIRIFAILVFAFLVLPILVIFPLSFSSGEVLTLPTPGWSLRWYEDFFHSPRWLLATWNSFVVGIATMILASTLGTLAAFGLHMSEFRGKKIVIATLSLPMVVPTIVIASSLFFGFATVGLTNSRTGLIIAHTIIAAPYVVITVLAAVQTFDNSLLRAAMSLGAGPFTAFVEVVLPMIMPGVIAGAIFAFATSFDELIIAIFLSGPEQITLPRQMFSGLREMLSPTIAAAAVLMILFSTAMLIVAEIVRARSESIRR, from the coding sequence ATGATGCTTGCAATCCGTATCTTCGCGATCCTCGTCTTTGCCTTTCTGGTGCTGCCGATCCTCGTGATTTTCCCGCTTTCCTTTTCTTCGGGCGAGGTGCTGACGCTGCCGACCCCGGGCTGGTCGCTGCGCTGGTACGAGGATTTCTTCCATTCGCCGCGCTGGCTGCTGGCGACATGGAACAGCTTTGTGGTGGGGATCGCCACCATGATCCTGGCCAGCACGCTGGGCACTCTGGCGGCCTTCGGCCTGCATATGTCCGAGTTCCGTGGCAAGAAAATCGTGATCGCAACGCTGTCTTTGCCGATGGTGGTGCCGACCATCGTCATCGCCTCATCGTTGTTCTTCGGCTTTGCCACGGTGGGGCTGACCAACTCGCGCACGGGTCTGATCATTGCCCATACCATCATCGCCGCGCCCTATGTGGTGATCACTGTGCTGGCCGCCGTCCAGACCTTTGATAACTCGCTTTTGCGCGCAGCAATGTCGCTGGGCGCCGGCCCTTTCACGGCCTTTGTCGAGGTGGTGCTGCCGATGATCATGCCAGGTGTCATTGCCGGGGCGATCTTTGCTTTCGCCACGTCGTTTGATGAGCTGATCATCGCGATCTTTCTCTCAGGGCCGGAACAGATCACCCTGCCGCGCCAGATGTTCTCTGGTCTGCGCGAAATGCTCAGCCCGACCATCGCGGCGGCAGCGGTGCTGATGATCCTCTTCTCAACCGCCATGCTGATCGTTGCGGAAATCGTTCGCGCCCGCAGCGAAAGCATCCGCCGCTAG
- a CDS encoding ABC transporter substrate-binding protein, whose translation MRERRLRNSVLLALPLALGFAAGAQARDLVIIGPGGGYQDAARETLFKSFTEATGIKVKDDASDGELAKIYSMVETGQVTEDIQMIGEPELLRGCEDGIFEPVDYDIVKKDKFIDGTALECGIGGAGWGAVVFYDKSKHAAGPQSFADFFDVEKFPGKRSLRSTAQMTLEAALLADGVPSAEVYELLATEEGVARAFARLDTLKGHVVWWSTGAQPLQFVGSGEVDFALAFTGRILRAMNEDKKDYQLDWNTLIYSVDYWAVVAGSPKKDEAMKMLDWITDVGPLREQAKIWPISPANKEVNEDPVIRESNPGMVLNHTDEGLRINTEFWVIHGEDLEARFAAWAAR comes from the coding sequence ATGAGAGAAAGAAGGCTCCGGAACTCCGTCCTGCTGGCATTGCCGCTGGCACTCGGCTTTGCTGCAGGGGCGCAGGCGCGCGACCTTGTGATCATCGGGCCGGGCGGTGGCTATCAGGATGCGGCGCGCGAGACGCTGTTCAAAAGCTTTACCGAAGCGACCGGAATCAAGGTCAAGGATGATGCGTCAGACGGCGAGCTGGCCAAGATCTATTCCATGGTCGAAACCGGTCAGGTCACCGAAGACATCCAGATGATCGGCGAGCCGGAATTGCTGCGCGGCTGTGAAGACGGGATCTTCGAACCCGTCGATTATGATATTGTCAAAAAAGATAAATTCATCGACGGAACAGCGCTGGAATGTGGGATTGGCGGCGCCGGCTGGGGCGCAGTTGTCTTCTATGACAAATCGAAACATGCCGCCGGACCGCAGAGCTTCGCGGACTTCTTCGATGTTGAGAAATTCCCCGGCAAGCGGTCCCTGCGCTCTACTGCTCAGATGACGCTTGAGGCGGCGCTGCTTGCGGATGGCGTGCCTTCTGCAGAGGTCTACGAGCTTCTCGCCACCGAAGAGGGCGTGGCCCGTGCTTTCGCCAGGCTTGATACGCTGAAAGGCCATGTCGTCTGGTGGAGCACCGGCGCGCAGCCTTTGCAATTCGTCGGCAGCGGCGAGGTCGACTTTGCGCTGGCCTTCACCGGTCGTATCCTGCGCGCGATGAACGAAGACAAGAAAGACTACCAGCTCGACTGGAACACGCTGATCTATTCGGTCGATTATTGGGCAGTTGTCGCCGGTTCGCCGAAGAAAGATGAGGCGATGAAGATGCTCGACTGGATCACCGATGTTGGCCCGTTGCGCGAGCAGGCGAAAATCTGGCCAATCTCGCCGGCCAATAAAGAGGTGAACGAGGATCCGGTCATCCGCGAAAGCAATCCGGGTATGGTTCTGAACCACACGGATGAAGGCCTTCGGATCAATACCGAATTCTGGGTCATCCATGGCGAGGACCTGGAAGCACGGTTCGCGGCCTGGGCTGCGCGCTGA
- a CDS encoding aldehyde dehydrogenase codes for MPISNPTGPFQPQAANPAIRPTPARDGIVEYQLYIDGAFTPAASGGRIESTDPVSGEVWSTIARAQNEDVDRAVMAAHRAFNDPAWRSLSATARGALLRKLGDLITENAAWLAQLEMKDNGKLIAELTVQMNYLPNYYYYYGGMADKLQGATIPTDKPGVINYTRYEPLGVVACIMPWNSPLPLMSFKLAAALAAGNTVVLKPSEFTSASTLEFVKLVELAGFPKGVVNVVTGYGHEMGEALVAHPKVERIAFTGGPVAGRIINEQAARAMKRVTLELGGKSPNIIFEDADLDQAVKGAVAGIFAASGQTCVAGSRLLLQRSIHDRFIERLVDFLKDIRFGHPSDPDTQIAPISTAPQLAKIEEYVAIATAEGAKLVRGGKRAAVADWPNGLFYEPTIFTDVKNSMRIAQEEVFGPVLSIIPFEDEEEAVQIANDTIFGLAAGVWTRDLARGLRMTEKIRAGTVWVNNYRSTSITSPFGGFGMSGIGREGGMTGIMEYVELKSVWLSTGVEIPNPFIRR; via the coding sequence ATGCCTATCTCCAACCCGACCGGGCCCTTCCAGCCGCAGGCCGCCAATCCCGCCATCCGTCCGACCCCGGCCCGCGATGGCATTGTCGAATACCAGCTCTATATCGACGGCGCCTTCACCCCCGCAGCTTCGGGCGGCCGAATCGAATCGACCGATCCGGTCTCCGGCGAAGTCTGGTCCACCATCGCCCGGGCGCAGAATGAAGATGTCGACCGCGCAGTCATGGCCGCCCATCGCGCGTTCAACGATCCCGCCTGGCGCAGCCTGTCTGCCACGGCGCGCGGCGCGCTGCTGCGCAAGCTCGGGGATCTGATCACTGAAAACGCCGCCTGGCTCGCCCAGCTGGAGATGAAGGATAACGGCAAGCTGATTGCCGAGCTGACCGTCCAGATGAACTACCTGCCGAATTACTACTATTACTATGGCGGCATGGCGGACAAATTGCAGGGCGCAACCATCCCGACCGACAAGCCGGGGGTGATCAACTACACCCGCTATGAGCCCCTGGGCGTCGTGGCCTGTATAATGCCCTGGAACTCGCCCCTGCCGCTGATGAGCTTCAAACTCGCTGCGGCGCTTGCGGCGGGAAATACCGTGGTGCTCAAACCGTCGGAGTTCACCTCGGCCTCGACGCTGGAATTCGTGAAGCTGGTGGAACTGGCCGGCTTCCCGAAAGGTGTGGTCAATGTGGTGACCGGCTATGGCCATGAGATGGGAGAGGCCCTTGTCGCGCATCCGAAGGTCGAGCGCATCGCCTTTACCGGTGGGCCGGTCGCAGGGCGGATCATCAATGAACAGGCTGCCCGCGCGATGAAACGGGTCACACTGGAGCTGGGCGGCAAATCCCCGAACATCATCTTCGAAGATGCCGATCTGGATCAGGCGGTCAAAGGTGCGGTTGCGGGGATCTTTGCGGCCTCGGGCCAGACCTGCGTGGCAGGTTCGCGCCTGTTGCTGCAGCGGTCCATCCATGACCGCTTTATTGAAAGGCTGGTGGACTTCCTGAAGGATATCCGCTTCGGCCACCCGTCGGACCCCGACACCCAGATCGCGCCGATCTCAACCGCGCCGCAGCTGGCAAAGATCGAGGAATATGTCGCCATCGCCACCGCCGAGGGCGCAAAGCTGGTGCGCGGCGGAAAACGTGCCGCTGTCGCAGACTGGCCCAACGGGCTGTTCTATGAGCCCACGATTTTCACCGACGTGAAGAATTCGATGCGGATCGCGCAGGAAGAAGTCTTCGGCCCCGTCCTTTCGATCATCCCGTTTGAAGACGAGGAAGAGGCGGTGCAGATCGCCAATGATACCATCTTCGGTCTGGCCGCAGGGGTCTGGACCCGCGACCTCGCCCGTGGTCTGCGCATGACGGAAAAGATCCGCGCCGGCACGGTCTGGGTGAACAACTACCGTTCCACCTCGATCACCTCGCCCTTTGGCGGCTTCGGGATGAGCGGCATCGGTCGCGAAGGTGGCATGACCGGCATCATGGAATATGTTGAACTGAAAAGTGTCTGGCTCTCGACAGGGGTTGAAATCCCGAACCCCTTCATCCGGCGCTGA